A stretch of DNA from Prochlorococcus marinus str. SB:
ACCACCGGAGTCACTACCACCTATTGAAAGTGCAATTTTAGAATACATAATTTATTAAATTGTTTTTGAAAGTACCATAAGTAAATTTTAATTTAAATCAGAAATCTGAATATGCATTAAAAAAATCTAACTCCAATTCCATAGCTCTTCTGTATAAATATTTGGCCTGATTAATATCATATGTTCCCTTATTAGTCTCAATAAGATTTTCAAGCGAATCTGCTAGCTTTTCAAAGCTCTCATCAGAATAAGTAATTATCCATTCTTTATATTTAATGTCAAAATCCTCCTTATACAATCTTTTTCCTATCCAAGAATAAAGTCGCATACATGGAGTCATTGCAAACATTATTTCAATAGAGCTAAGTCTTTTGGAAGTATCATCAAGAAAATCTGTATAATTTTTAGTGGCTTTTTTTATATAGTTATTAGACAAATCAATATCCCATTCTTTTGCATACGTTTCATGAAGTATTAACTCCTCTGAAACTCCCATTAACAGCTCACTTAACTTCCTTATTGAGTACTTATCTTTTGATTTAGAAACTGCAAGACCATAAGCCTTAGCAAAAGTCTCTAAAAAGAAATAATCTTGAGCTAAATATTCTTGAAATATATTTTTAGGGAGACTTCCATTCTTTAAACCTTGAACAAATTTTGTATTTAAACTTAGTAAAGCAATCTCATAATTATCCTCCCAAAGTTTTTTTGTTATTTTCATTTTTTTGATTTTTAGATATTCTAAAATTTTTTATATTTTATACCTACAAACTTAATCTTATTTTTCTAGGATTAAATAAAAAATTATGAAAGAAATAAATATTTTATGGTTTAAGAAAGATTTAAGAATTTTTGATAACGAAGCTCTCTGTGAGGCTATAAAAGATAATGATATTTTACCTATTTATGTTATTGAGTTAGATATTTGGAGCCAAAATACTCATTCAGATAGACAATGGCAATTTTGCAAAGAAAGTTTAATAGATTTAAGAAATGCACTTACTGAGATTGGACAACCATTAATTATTAGGACTGGGAATGTAATTAATATTTTTGATGAAATTAGTTCAAAATTTAAAATCAAAGGTATATATAGCCATCAAGAAACCGGAGATTGGCTTACTTATAAAAGAGATCAAAAAGTAAGAGAATGGGCTTTAAGCAAAAATATTATTTGGAAGGAATTTCTGCAATTTTCAGTTTTTAGAGGAAATTTAGATAGGAATAATTGGTCTAAAAAGTGGCAAGAAAATTCCGAAAAAAACTTACTTAAAGCTCCATTAAGAATTAATTCTATTAACTTTAATATTGGAGAATTACCCTCAGACGAAATTTTTACCTTTAAAAAAGCAACTTGTCCAGGAAGAATGAAAGGTGGCAGAAAGAAAGGTTTAGAGAGAATGCAATACTTCTTTAGTAATAAATTAGATTCTTATTCAAAAGATATATCTAGCCCAGAAAAATCATTTGATAGTTGTTCAAGACTATCCCCATATATTTGTTGGGGATGCATTTCATTAAAAGAAATTTATAAAAAGGCAAATATATCAAAAAACAATAATTCAAGGATTTTAAAAAGCAGATTAACTTGGCATTGTCATTTTATTCAGAAACTTGAAAGTGAGCCAGAACTAGAGTTTAGGGAATACCATCCTTTTTTTAAAAATATTAGAGAAAAAAATAATGAATTACTTTATTCATGGAGTTCAGGTAATACGGGCTTTCCTTTTGTAGATGCATGTATGCGTTCATTAAATTTCAATGGATGGATTAACTTCAGGATGAGAGCGATGTTAATGTCTTTTGCTAGCTATAATTTATGGCTACCATGGCAAGATTCAGGTACTGAATTAGCAAATAAATTTGTAGATTATGAGCCTGGAATACATTGGAACCAATGCCAAATGCAATCTGGAACTACTTCTATAAATACCAATAGAATTTATAATCCTATTAAGCAGGGAAAAGATCATGATCCTCAAGGAAAATTTATAAAAAAATGGATACCAGAATTAAAGGATATATCACTTAATTTCATTCATGAACCATGGCTATTATCTAGATTTAATCAAGAAGAATATGAACAAATTAATTACATAAGACCAATAATTGACATCCCAAATAGCACTAAAACTGCAAAGAAGAAAATCCAGGAAATCACTAAAAAGGATGGATATTGGGATATCTCAAAAGAAATTTATTTAAAGCATGGCTCTAGAAAAAGGCTTAGAAAAAATATAAATAATAAAAAAACTGTTTCTAAGGAAAAGGAAAAACAATACGAACTGAAATTAGATTTCTAAATTTTCTTGTCAGAAATTTCTAGATTCCTTTTAGCGCCTAGGAAAGCTTTTAAAATTTTGAAATTAAATATATAAATCCACGATGAACTAATGCAAGCTTTAATGTATTTATTAGATTTTATTAATTATGTCTGAAAGATTTGAATGGGACGATACCAATAGTTCAGGTATATGGTGGAGTACTAATGTAAGTATTAGAGACGAGTGCATTTTTCTCAAAGAAGATACTCAATGCGAAGATTCTGATATCGTCGAACTTCTTAGAAGTATTGCACAAAATATTGAAGATTATGGCCTTTAATTTTTAAAGGAAAATTCTCTTTTAGAGATTTTGAATTCCTTTTACAGCTTTTATTAATTCGATAGTAATACCTTTTTCACTCATTGAATGACCAGCATCATTAACAATAATTAATTCAGAATTCTTTAATTTCTTATTAAGATCCCAAGCACTCCTAACAGGACATACAACGTCATACCTCCCTTGAATTATTTTTGTTGGAATCGATTCTATTGCTCTTATATTTTTCAAAATAAAATCATCTTCTAAGAAAATATTATTAATAAAATAATGACATTCGATCCTTGCAAAGGCATCTGAAAAAGAATTAACTTCAGACTTATCAAAATCAAATTTTTTATTTATTAAATGACTAGTTGAGAGTTCCCATTTTGTCCAAGCTGCTGCTGCTTTTGATCTAAGATTCACATCTGAAGATGTTAGATATTTGTAAAAAGAACTTATTAAATCATTTCTTTCTTCTTTTGGTATTACAGAAATATATTCTTCAAATTCATCAGGGAATATCTCACTTGCACCATATTGATAGAACCACAATAATTCAAACTTTCTACATAAAAATATTCCTCTCAAAGTTAAGCTCATAACTCTTGAGGGATTTTTAATTGCATATATAAGTGAAAGTGTTGAGCCCCAAGATCCACCAAACAAATGCCAACTATCTATTTTTAATAGAATCCTTAATTTCTCAATATCATCAACTAAATGATTAGTCGTATTTTCTTTTAATTCGGAGAAAGGAGTTGAAGAACCGCAACCCCTTTGATCGAATTGTATAATATCAAATTTATCTGGATCAAAGTATCTTCTATATCTTGGTTGACTTCCTCCTCCTGGCCCTCCATGAATAACTAGTATTTTTTTACCATTTGGATTGCCAGATCTTTCCCAATAAATCGTATGAATATCACTTACTTGTAAAAATCCCTTTTCACGAACTTCAATTTTAGGAAACAAGTCTTGATCTTTCATTATGAAATATTTTTAAACACTTAATAAATCCATATTATCCAAAAAGAAGTCTAGTTTAGAAGTAGTTTGTTAAAAAAAAAGGACTGGTGGCACAGTCCTTTTTGATATTTGATTTCCTTCTAACAGGATATAAAATTACATATTTTAAAGTCTATTTACTCATAAACCTAGAATACGTGAATTCGGGGATTTCTCTCGATAATTTCAGTCCCTATTGTCGCTAGTAATTATAAAGCGAAGTCTTATCAGACTAATTGATTGAACTTTAATTTTCGAATAATCCCATTCTCAGGAATACGCTTCCTATATTTTGGAATTTGCTAAATTTCAGGCGGAATATCAATCATTTAGATTGCCTCCGAACTCAACATTTATAAATTACTCCTTTTTATATTTTCAGTAAATCCGTAAATATGCTGATTTACTTTTTTCTTAATTTGTAAGAGGATTTTAATGATGCTTTGTTTTTTATAGATAAATATAAAAATTAAAGTCTATTATCCCCTATTTATTCAGATTCATAGAGCAAAATAGATTCAATTATTTTTTTATCACTATCAGAAAGTTTATAATCTTCCAATTTCCTCTGAACAAATTTTACACACTCATCAATAGAAGGATTCTTATCCCGGAACTTACGCCACTCTCTAATCCAATCTGCCAAGGCAAAAGTTATTTTTGTAGTAAGCATATTTACCAATCAGGGTAATTAAAATCTCCTCCAATAGGTTCTTCATAAAATTCCCCTTCTTTTATACCTTTATCATATTTTTCAATTATCTTTTTATAAGAAGCTATTGAGGGAACTAAATCTCCTATATATATGAGTTCCATCTTAATTGTTATAATAATTTTAATTATTTATTATTTTATATAAGAATTTAATAAAAAAAGTATTTATATGCATTATGGATTTCATCAAAAAGAACAAGATATTAACACTAATGGCTGTAATTGCAGTTTTATCATTTGCATTAGAAAAAGTAGGCATAATACACCCTTAAATTAATTAAGTTTATTTGTAAATACTTCCTAATGAAATAAGTAAACCGATACTATTACTGCAAAAATAAGAAATGGAGATAATAATGTAAAAACTAAAGTTGAAAGATTAATCAGCATAAATTTTAAATAAATACACAAATTTAATAAACATCACTTTTAAGCATTTGCAATAAGTAAAATTTAGATTATTACGATATAAAAAAAATTTGAATAAAGAAAGATATAGAGAAGAATATGAAGAGGGCTCAGACTTACTATGGCCTAGTGATAAAGAAGATAAAATAACTCGGCAATTTTATAAAGATTTATCTAATCTTTCAAAAAACATAAATTATAGTAAAAAGAAAAAGCTAAAACTTTTTGCACAAGTAGTTAGAATAATAAAAGGCAAAGGCTGGGCTTAATTAATATTCAAACTAAAATGAAAAATTTAATGATACTAATTAGAAGTTTTTTTCTTTTAAGACCAAGATTTTTATCCACTATATTTTTTATTCCTATTCTTTATGGAATTGGCTGGGTGTTATCTCAGCCACTTTTATTGTTTAATTTTGAAAAAGATAATTTATCCTTAATTGGTACTATTATTACTTTCTTACTTTTTATCTTTTTACTCCCATATTGGTTTCATATCAAACGAAATAAATCAAGTGCTTGGATACTTCTTGGGATAACAAAAGACAAATTCTTAAAAAACTTTTTCCATTTTTCTAAAGGTATTTTATTTGCTTTAGTTTTAATAATTCTAATTCTGGTACCACTATTGCAAAATAATTATATTTCTTGGATAGGTGAATTCTCTCCAATAATATTGTTAAATTCTATTTTACTGGGATTAGGTGTTGGATTCGCAGAGGAAATAATTTTTAGAGGCTGGTTACTAGAAGAATTAAAATTTGAATATGGTACAAAAATATCAATAGCTTTACAAGCTATAATTTTTAGCTTTGTTCATAATTTATCAAATGAGATCTTTTGGAACATAGTAGGATTACGTTTGGGATTTATTTTACTTGGGATATTTCTATCATTAGTAAAAATTAGAGATAAAGGTTCTTTATGGAATTGCATAGGAATTCATGGAGGACTAGTGGGTATTTGGTTTTTATTAAATAACGGATTAATAGAATTCAAAGAAAATACACCTTCTTTTTTAGCAGGGCCTTTTACACAAAATATTCCAAACCCAATCGGAAGCTTTAGTGCAATTTTAATATTACTTATATTATGTATTTTTTATACCGTACAATCAAAAAAGATTTTTACTAGACGTATTAATTAGATATAAATACCGATTGATTTTTGATTAGTAATTGTCAGATTAAAATAAAGCTTAATATTCATATGAACTTTGATGCAGGAATAAGATTTATTGTGTTTTTAATAATTTTTGGAGTTACAAACTATCTAATGATGTTGAGAAGATATGAAAACGACGTCAAAAAAAAGAAATATTTGCAACAGGAAAAAATTTCCAAGCTATACCCTAAAGGTTCATTTATTTTCTGAAATTAAAAAAAATTTTGTAGAATTTGCTCACCATTTTTTATTAGTTTTTTGCCAACCTTCATTTAACAATTTTTGCCATAATAATCTCGCTTCTTCAATAACAATTTTTTTTCTAGTTTTCATTAATGGAGGATTTTCTCCATGAATTCCCATAATAATTCCTTCTTCAATAAACATATAATCAATAGATTTATCAGAATAATCTCTATCTTTGTAGAAATGCATCACCCCTACAAAATTAGAGTCAATTAACCAGAAATCATTAGTTGAATTCAATAAACCAAAATAAAATTAAATTTATCACATGCTTTGATTGCAATCTGCGAGGAAAAAATTTATTTAGTTTATTCATATTTGATATATTTTTTCTTTTTGTCGACTTTTTTTCAATTCGCCGCGTTTTTTCTTAACCTCAACTCTTTTCTTTTGTGATGCTTTAGTAGGTTGTGTAGATTTTCTCAATTTAAATGGTTTATTTAAAGCATTTTTTATGATTGAACTAAATTTCATTAAAGCTAGCTGCCTATTTAATAATTGATTTCTGTGTTCTTGAACCGCTAAACGCAAGCTATTATTTACTAATTTGTTTTTCAAGTTTCTTTTAAGAATTTCTTTCTGATAATCATTTAATACTTTGGAATCTTCTAAATCAAAAATAATCTCTACTCTGCTTTCAATTTTATTTACATTTTGCCCTCCAGGACCGGAGGATCTGGAAAATCGCCATTTAATTTCGTTGGATGGGATTACTAATGTTTTAGTAATTTTTAAATCCATTTTTAGTTTTTTTTGATTTAAATTTTTAGAAGCATCTCCTTAATACTTTAAAACATACCTTAAAATTTGATCGGTAAATACTGGGCGGTTATGTTATGTAAACCGAAATTCGGTGTATTTGCCGTATCAATATCTTCGGTATTTATCCTTTCATATTTCAAAGAATTATCAGATATTTAATTTGTACTAATTCAAAGGTCACCTATGTATTCAATGTTTGATCTTCTTTTTGAAACACCTTCATATCGCCCTGTATATGTTATTTCCGATAGTGAAATGAAGGAGTTAAAGAAAAACCAACATCAAGAAGAGCTTGATGAAATTACAACACAAAAAGTAAGACTTGAAGATGCTTTTAAAGCTCAACTAAAACATCTTGAAGAGAGAGAAAAAGAAGTAAAAAAAGAACTTAAAGTACTCTCAGCCTCAAAAGATAAATAATTTCTTTTTAGAGAAATTACTTATTTCAAAGACGGTTAAAAACCGTCTTTTTTAATTCTTATAGTTTTAAGGGATATATTAAATCCACAGATTTTAAAAATATTTTCCATAATTAAAAAATGAATAATAACAAAGAAAAAATAAGAATGTTCTTACCCTTTAGTTGGGTAATCTGTGCAGCAATATCTTTTGCTTATATAAATTCGCATTTAATAAATACCTAATATAAATGTCTTATCCCTCAAGAGACGAAATACTTGCATCTTCAAAAGGGTGGGTAGCATCTTTTTTAAATTTTCTTCCTGGTTTAGGATCGGGTTACTTATATCAAAGAAGATGGAAACCCTATTTTTTTACCCTCACTGCTAGTACTGCTTGGTTCGCTTTAGGTATTTTTTTACAAGGTGATTCAGAACCTTCTCAAAATGAACAAATAATTGGAATTTCTGGTCTTTTTTTCATATCAATAGTTACAATTATAGAAGCCAACTTGGCCTTCAAAAAAGCAAGTAATAAAACAAAAGCTGAAAAAGAG
This window harbors:
- a CDS encoding FAD-binding domain-containing protein → MKEINILWFKKDLRIFDNEALCEAIKDNDILPIYVIELDIWSQNTHSDRQWQFCKESLIDLRNALTEIGQPLIIRTGNVINIFDEISSKFKIKGIYSHQETGDWLTYKRDQKVREWALSKNIIWKEFLQFSVFRGNLDRNNWSKKWQENSEKNLLKAPLRINSINFNIGELPSDEIFTFKKATCPGRMKGGRKKGLERMQYFFSNKLDSYSKDISSPEKSFDSCSRLSPYICWGCISLKEIYKKANISKNNNSRILKSRLTWHCHFIQKLESEPELEFREYHPFFKNIREKNNELLYSWSSGNTGFPFVDACMRSLNFNGWINFRMRAMLMSFASYNLWLPWQDSGTELANKFVDYEPGIHWNQCQMQSGTTSINTNRIYNPIKQGKDHDPQGKFIKKWIPELKDISLNFIHEPWLLSRFNQEEYEQINYIRPIIDIPNSTKTAKKKIQEITKKDGYWDISKEIYLKHGSRKRLRKNINNKKTVSKEKEKQYELKLDF
- the arfB gene encoding alternative ribosome rescue aminoacyl-tRNA hydrolase ArfB produces the protein MDLKITKTLVIPSNEIKWRFSRSSGPGGQNVNKIESRVEIIFDLEDSKVLNDYQKEILKRNLKNKLVNNSLRLAVQEHRNQLLNRQLALMKFSSIIKNALNKPFKLRKSTQPTKASQKKRVEVKKKRGELKKSRQKEKIYQI
- a CDS encoding CPBP family intramembrane glutamic endopeptidase — encoded protein: MILIRSFFLLRPRFLSTIFFIPILYGIGWVLSQPLLLFNFEKDNLSLIGTIITFLLFIFLLPYWFHIKRNKSSAWILLGITKDKFLKNFFHFSKGILFALVLIILILVPLLQNNYISWIGEFSPIILLNSILLGLGVGFAEEIIFRGWLLEELKFEYGTKISIALQAIIFSFVHNLSNEIFWNIVGLRLGFILLGIFLSLVKIRDKGSLWNCIGIHGGLVGIWFLLNNGLIEFKENTPSFLAGPFTQNIPNPIGSFSAILILLILCIFYTVQSKKIFTRRIN
- a CDS encoding DUF1651 domain-containing protein, whose translation is MNSTNDFWLIDSNFVGVMHFYKDRDYSDKSIDYMFIEEGIIMGIHGENPPLMKTRKKIVIEEARLLWQKLLNEGWQKTNKKW
- the pip gene encoding prolyl aminopeptidase: MKDQDLFPKIEVREKGFLQVSDIHTIYWERSGNPNGKKILVIHGGPGGGSQPRYRRYFDPDKFDIIQFDQRGCGSSTPFSELKENTTNHLVDDIEKLRILLKIDSWHLFGGSWGSTLSLIYAIKNPSRVMSLTLRGIFLCRKFELLWFYQYGASEIFPDEFEEYISVIPKEERNDLISSFYKYLTSSDVNLRSKAAAAWTKWELSTSHLINKKFDFDKSEVNSFSDAFARIECHYFINNIFLEDDFILKNIRAIESIPTKIIQGRYDVVCPVRSAWDLNKKLKNSELIIVNDAGHSMSEKGITIELIKAVKGIQNL
- a CDS encoding TenA family protein, which codes for MKITKKLWEDNYEIALLSLNTKFVQGLKNGSLPKNIFQEYLAQDYFFLETFAKAYGLAVSKSKDKYSIRKLSELLMGVSEELILHETYAKEWDIDLSNNYIKKATKNYTDFLDDTSKRLSSIEIMFAMTPCMRLYSWIGKRLYKEDFDIKYKEWIITYSDESFEKLADSLENLIETNKGTYDINQAKYLYRRAMELELDFFNAYSDF